A single window of Salvia splendens isolate huo1 chromosome 6, SspV2, whole genome shotgun sequence DNA harbors:
- the LOC121809655 gene encoding F-box/LRR-repeat protein 14-like yields the protein MDDLPDLVAWDILERINTTVDKSAISLTCKRLHKLDNVQRKSIRVGCGLRPANEALVSLCKRFQNLEKVEISYSGWMSKLGKQLDDRGLYNLSISCPRLADLTLSYCTFITDAGLTHLASCSNLSALKLIFTPRISGCGILSVVVGCKKLALLHLIRCLNITRMEWLEYLGKLETLEDLCIKNCRAIGEGDLIRLGQTWQRLKRLQFEVDANYRYMKVYDRLAVDQWQKQSVPCDKMTELTLVNGIISPGRGLACVLGKCRSLEKIHLDVCVGVRDSDIIGLARNSGSSLRSISLRVPSDFSLPLLMTNSIRLTDKCLEALAQNCTRLESVRLSFSDGDFPSISSFSLQGILTVVLTCPMRELALDHVYSFDDVGMQALCSAEHLEMVELTRCQEITDEGLELAAQFPQLRVLKLSKCLGVSEDGLKPLVGSGKLKVLAVDDCPQISHRGVEGAADSVSFKRDLSWMH from the coding sequence ATGGATGATTTGCCAGACCTAGTAGCTTGGGACATATTGGAGAGGATAAACACAACGGTGGATAAAAGTGCTATATCTCTAACGTGTAAGCGCCTCCACAAATTGGACAATGTGCAACGGAAATCTATCCGCGTCGGCTGTGGCCTGCGTCCTGCGAATGAGGCATTGGTTTCTCTCTGCAAGCGGTTTCAGAATTTGGAGAAGGTCGAAATCTCTTACTCGGGTTGGATGTCCAAGTTAGGGAAACAGTTGGATGATCGAGGTCTTTACAATCTCTCCATTAGCTGTCCTCGTCTCGCTGATCTTACCTTAAGTTATTGCACTTTTATCACTGATGCTGGTTTGACTCACTTGGCTTCCTGCTCCAATCTCTCTGCCTTGAAGTTGATCTTCACTCCGAGAATCAGTGGATGTGGGATATTATCAGTGGTAGTGGGATGTAAGAAGCTCGCATTGCTGCACCTCATTCGTTGTCTCAATATCACCAGAATGGAATGGCTGGAGTATCTTGGCAAGCTTGAGACGCTTGAAGATCTTTGCATCAAGAATTGCAGGGCAATTGGAGAAGGTGATCTCATTAGATTAGGGCAAACTTGGCAAAGATTGAAACGGTTGCAATTTGAGGTGGATGCGAACTATCGTTACATGAAAGTTTATGACAGGCTAGCAGTGGATCAGTGGCAGAAGCAGTCGGTTCCATGTGACAAGATGACTGAACTTACATTGGTGAACGGGATCATCAGCCCTGGGAGAGGTCTTGCCTGCGTCTTGGGGAAATGCCGGAGCTTGGAAAAGATTCACTTAGACGTGTGTGTCGGGGTGAGAGATTCAGACATTATAGGTTTGGCTCGCAACTCAGGGAGCAGCCTCCGGTCCATCTCACTCCGAGTGCCATCGGATTTCTCACTCCCTCTCCTGATGACCAATTCCATAAGGCTAACAGACAAATGCCTGGAGGCATTGGCTCAGAACTGCACGCGCCTTGAGTCCGTGAGACTATCTTTCTCCGATGGTGACTTCCCCTCCATTTCCTCGTTCTCTCTGCAGGGGATCCTCACGGTGGTGCTCACGTGCCCGATGAGGGAGCTTGCTTTGGATCACGTGTACTCGTTTGATGATGTGGGGATGCAAGCTCTTTGTAGTGCAGAGCATCTTGAAATGGTGGAGCTGACAAGGTGCCAGGAGATTACAGATGAGGGGCTGGAGCTTGCAGCACAGTTTCCTCAGCTGCGAGTCTTGAAGCTCAGCAAATGCCTCGGGGTAAGCGAGGACGGGTTGAAGCCGCTCGTGGGGTCGGGTAAGTTGAAGGTTTTGGCAGTGGATGATTGTCCCCAGATATCTCATAGGGGCGTTGAAGGAGCTGCTGATTCTGTTTCTTTTAAGCGGGATCTCTCGTGGATGCATTAG